A single Pogoniulus pusillus isolate bPogPus1 chromosome 27, bPogPus1.pri, whole genome shotgun sequence DNA region contains:
- the AKAP10 gene encoding A-kinase anchor protein 10, mitochondrial isoform X1: MSFFRRKGRGAAGGRPGAEGRLPTASPARLLGSGPVPPGTPTGPREDARPLRSGLHGNDVKGKEQEKNTDVKAIKSKINTHCVSPVPVHSPQRSTRNHALLEAAGPSHVAINAISANMDSFSSSRTAALKKQPSHMEAAHFGDLGRSCLNYQAEETKSSLSKTLEQVLQDSVALPYFIQFMELRRMEHLVKFWLEAESFHSTTWSRIRAHSLNTVKQSSLAEPVSPSKQQEVASSSPTGLLEERLEDSGTVHLLRTRPVATDKNNRTSNSQNHLLLTQESHSSSVLCLTKPETGTPSIPDDQQESSRLTVSNRNSPSTALKDLSGKLMKSIERDAVSTFTKYISPDAAKPIPITEAMRNDIVAKICGEDGQVDPNCFVTAQSIVFNAMEQEHFSEFLRSHHFCKYQIEVLTSGTVYLADILFCESALFYFSEYMEKEDAVNVLQFWLAADNFQSQLAAKKGQYDGQEAQNDAMILYDKYFSLQATHPLGFDDAVRLEIESNICREGGPLPNCFTTPLRQAWTTMETVFLPGFLSSNLYYKYLNDLIHSVRGDEFPGGNIALSIHGHGISPDSDSIGAPDGSASQSNVKKANVKILKNFDEAIIVDAASLDPESLYQRTYAGKMTFGRVSDLGQFIRESEPEPDVKKSKGSMFSQAMKKWVQGNTDEAQEEMAWRIAKMIVNDVMQQAQCEQPSEKVTKL; this comes from the exons GCTGAGGGGCGACTGCCAACCGCGTCCCCTGCGCGGCTGCTGGGCTCCGGCCCTGTCCCTCCGGGGACGCCGACCGGGCCCCGAGAGGACGCTCGGCCCCTGAGGAGCGGGCTCCACGGAAATGACG TGAAGGGCAAAGAGCAAGAAAAGAACACAGATGTGAAAGCAATTAAAAGTAAGATCAATACTCACTGTGTCT CTCCAGTACCAGTACATTCCCCTCAGAGAAGCACTAGAAACCATGCCTtgctggaggctgcaggacCAAGCCATGTGGCAATTAATGCCATCTCTGCCAACATGGACTCCTTTTCTAGCAGTCGGACAGCTGCCCTTAAGAAGCAGCCAAGTCACATGGAAGCTGCTCATTTTGGAGACTTAG GCAGATCGTGTCTGAATTACCAGGCTGAAGAGACCAAATCAAGCCTTTCAAAGACCCTGGAACAAGTCCTGCAGGACAGTGTGGCCCTCCCTTATTTTATCCAGTTTATGGAACTTCGCAGAATGGAACACTTGGTCAAGTTCTGGTTAGAGGCTGAAAGCTTCCACTCCACAACATGGTCCCGTATAAGAGCACACAGCCTGAATACAGTTAAGCAAAGCTCCTTGGCAGAGCCAGTGTCACCCTCAAAACAGCAGGAGGTTGCATCATCATCTCCAACTGGATTGCTGGAGGAGAGACTGGAGGATTCTGGCACAGTCCATCTGCTGAGGACCAGGCCGGTGGCTACGGACAAGAACAACAGAACTAGCAACAGCCAGAACCACCTGCTCTTGACTCAGGAGAGCCATAGTTCCAGTGTGCTTTGTCTAACAAAACCTGAGACAGGGACTCCCTCTATTCCAGATGATCAGCAAGAATCTTCCAGGCTTACAGTATCAAATAGAAACAGCCCCTCCACTGCACTAAAAGACTTGTCAGGAAAACTCATGAAAA GTATAGAACGGGATGCAGTTAGTACTTTTACCAAATATATTTCTCCAGATGCTGCTAAACCAATTCCTATTACAGAAGCAATGAGAAATGACATAGTTG CAAAGATTTGTGGGGAAGATGGACAAGTGGATCCAAACTGTTTTGTTACAGCACAGTCAATAGTGTTTAATGCAATGGAACAAGA GCACTTTAGTGAATTTTTGCGAAGCCACCATTTCTGTAAATACCAGATCGAGGTGCTGACTAGCGGGACTGTTTATCTGGCTGACATTCTTTTCTGTGAATCAGCCCTGTTCTATTTCTCTGAG TACATGGAGAAGGAAGATGCAGTTAACGTATTGCAGTTCTGGTTGGCAGCAGATAACTTCCAATCACAACTTGCTGCCAAGAAAGGCCAGTATGATGGgcaagaagcacagaatgatgCCATGATTTTATACGACAA GTACTTCTCCCTTCAAGCCACACATCCGCTGGGATTTGATGACGCGGTGAGGTTAGAGATCGAATCCAACatctgcagggaaggaggcCCTCTCCCAAACTGCTTCACCACTCCCTTACGGCAGGCGTGGACCACCATGGAGACG gTTTTCCTACCTGGTTTCTTGTCCAGCAACCTTTACTATAAGTACTTGAATGATCTCATCCATTCAGTACGAGGAGATGAATTTCCAGGAGGAAATATTGCACTGAGTATCCATGGCCACGGAATCTCTCCTGATAGTGATTCTATAGGGGCCCCAGATGGCTCTGCCTCCCAG TCCAATGTCAAAAAGGCTAATGTTAAAATCCTGAAAAATTTTGATGAAGCAATAATTGTAGATGCTGCAAGTTTGGATCCAGAATCTTTGTATCAACGAACATATGCAGG GAAGATGACATTTGGACGAGTCAGTGACCTGGGACAGTTTATCAGAGAATCTGAACCAGAGCCTGATGTCAAAAAATCAAAAG GGTCCATGTTTTCACAAGCAATGAAGAAATGGGTTCAAGGAAACACAGATGAG GCTCAAGAAGAGATGGCTTGGAGGATAGCAAAGATGATAGTCAATGACGTTATGCAGCAGGCGCAATGTGAACAGCCTTCAGAGAAGGTTACGAAG CTATGA
- the AKAP10 gene encoding A-kinase anchor protein 10, mitochondrial isoform X2 gives MSFFRRKGRGAAGGRPGAEGRLPTASPARLLGSGPVPPGTPTGPREDARPLRSGLHGNDVKGKEQEKNTDVKAIKTPVPVHSPQRSTRNHALLEAAGPSHVAINAISANMDSFSSSRTAALKKQPSHMEAAHFGDLGRSCLNYQAEETKSSLSKTLEQVLQDSVALPYFIQFMELRRMEHLVKFWLEAESFHSTTWSRIRAHSLNTVKQSSLAEPVSPSKQQEVASSSPTGLLEERLEDSGTVHLLRTRPVATDKNNRTSNSQNHLLLTQESHSSSVLCLTKPETGTPSIPDDQQESSRLTVSNRNSPSTALKDLSGKLMKSIERDAVSTFTKYISPDAAKPIPITEAMRNDIVAKICGEDGQVDPNCFVTAQSIVFNAMEQEHFSEFLRSHHFCKYQIEVLTSGTVYLADILFCESALFYFSEYMEKEDAVNVLQFWLAADNFQSQLAAKKGQYDGQEAQNDAMILYDKYFSLQATHPLGFDDAVRLEIESNICREGGPLPNCFTTPLRQAWTTMETVFLPGFLSSNLYYKYLNDLIHSVRGDEFPGGNIALSIHGHGISPDSDSIGAPDGSASQSNVKKANVKILKNFDEAIIVDAASLDPESLYQRTYAGKMTFGRVSDLGQFIRESEPEPDVKKSKGSMFSQAMKKWVQGNTDEAQEEMAWRIAKMIVNDVMQQAQCEQPSEKVTKL, from the exons GCTGAGGGGCGACTGCCAACCGCGTCCCCTGCGCGGCTGCTGGGCTCCGGCCCTGTCCCTCCGGGGACGCCGACCGGGCCCCGAGAGGACGCTCGGCCCCTGAGGAGCGGGCTCCACGGAAATGACG TGAAGGGCAAAGAGCAAGAAAAGAACACAGATGTGAAAGCAATTAAAA CTCCAGTACCAGTACATTCCCCTCAGAGAAGCACTAGAAACCATGCCTtgctggaggctgcaggacCAAGCCATGTGGCAATTAATGCCATCTCTGCCAACATGGACTCCTTTTCTAGCAGTCGGACAGCTGCCCTTAAGAAGCAGCCAAGTCACATGGAAGCTGCTCATTTTGGAGACTTAG GCAGATCGTGTCTGAATTACCAGGCTGAAGAGACCAAATCAAGCCTTTCAAAGACCCTGGAACAAGTCCTGCAGGACAGTGTGGCCCTCCCTTATTTTATCCAGTTTATGGAACTTCGCAGAATGGAACACTTGGTCAAGTTCTGGTTAGAGGCTGAAAGCTTCCACTCCACAACATGGTCCCGTATAAGAGCACACAGCCTGAATACAGTTAAGCAAAGCTCCTTGGCAGAGCCAGTGTCACCCTCAAAACAGCAGGAGGTTGCATCATCATCTCCAACTGGATTGCTGGAGGAGAGACTGGAGGATTCTGGCACAGTCCATCTGCTGAGGACCAGGCCGGTGGCTACGGACAAGAACAACAGAACTAGCAACAGCCAGAACCACCTGCTCTTGACTCAGGAGAGCCATAGTTCCAGTGTGCTTTGTCTAACAAAACCTGAGACAGGGACTCCCTCTATTCCAGATGATCAGCAAGAATCTTCCAGGCTTACAGTATCAAATAGAAACAGCCCCTCCACTGCACTAAAAGACTTGTCAGGAAAACTCATGAAAA GTATAGAACGGGATGCAGTTAGTACTTTTACCAAATATATTTCTCCAGATGCTGCTAAACCAATTCCTATTACAGAAGCAATGAGAAATGACATAGTTG CAAAGATTTGTGGGGAAGATGGACAAGTGGATCCAAACTGTTTTGTTACAGCACAGTCAATAGTGTTTAATGCAATGGAACAAGA GCACTTTAGTGAATTTTTGCGAAGCCACCATTTCTGTAAATACCAGATCGAGGTGCTGACTAGCGGGACTGTTTATCTGGCTGACATTCTTTTCTGTGAATCAGCCCTGTTCTATTTCTCTGAG TACATGGAGAAGGAAGATGCAGTTAACGTATTGCAGTTCTGGTTGGCAGCAGATAACTTCCAATCACAACTTGCTGCCAAGAAAGGCCAGTATGATGGgcaagaagcacagaatgatgCCATGATTTTATACGACAA GTACTTCTCCCTTCAAGCCACACATCCGCTGGGATTTGATGACGCGGTGAGGTTAGAGATCGAATCCAACatctgcagggaaggaggcCCTCTCCCAAACTGCTTCACCACTCCCTTACGGCAGGCGTGGACCACCATGGAGACG gTTTTCCTACCTGGTTTCTTGTCCAGCAACCTTTACTATAAGTACTTGAATGATCTCATCCATTCAGTACGAGGAGATGAATTTCCAGGAGGAAATATTGCACTGAGTATCCATGGCCACGGAATCTCTCCTGATAGTGATTCTATAGGGGCCCCAGATGGCTCTGCCTCCCAG TCCAATGTCAAAAAGGCTAATGTTAAAATCCTGAAAAATTTTGATGAAGCAATAATTGTAGATGCTGCAAGTTTGGATCCAGAATCTTTGTATCAACGAACATATGCAGG GAAGATGACATTTGGACGAGTCAGTGACCTGGGACAGTTTATCAGAGAATCTGAACCAGAGCCTGATGTCAAAAAATCAAAAG GGTCCATGTTTTCACAAGCAATGAAGAAATGGGTTCAAGGAAACACAGATGAG GCTCAAGAAGAGATGGCTTGGAGGATAGCAAAGATGATAGTCAATGACGTTATGCAGCAGGCGCAATGTGAACAGCCTTCAGAGAAGGTTACGAAG CTATGA